From the genome of Candidatus Rokuibacteriota bacterium:
TGCCGAACACGAAGGAAACGTGGCAGAAGATCGCCGACCGGCTGATGGAGAAGATCGCCGAGCTGGCGCGCGCGGCACCCGGCAGCTAGTCGAGCAGGCCGGCCCGTGATTTCAGGAGGGACGAGTTTCCTCACAAGCAAGTCTAATGGGCTTGCCGGAGATCCTGGCGTACAGTACATCGGGATCGAGGTCGGCTCCGTTAGGCCAGCACACGGTTCCGAGCTCAGGATGCACCCGGACCTCAGAAAACCGTGCCGGGTCTCGCAGGGGAGCGAACACTCCTTCGAAGCGGATGAGACCGGTCAGATCAATCTCACCTTCCACACCGTCCTCGAAACGCACGTGCAACCGGAAGCCGTCCAGCGGCTTGGCCCCGACCACATCCTTCATCATGGCATCACTCCAATGGCGCGATGGACCTGAGCGGCGCCTGTCGCTCGGCCAGTCGCCAATCTTCCCGCAGCTCCTCCTGATGAAGCGATGCCCACTTCATCACCAATCCAAGGACCCGCTGCTCTCCGTAGCGCGCATGGAAATGTGGTGGCGCGTGATCGTTGTAGAACATGGCGATGATGATGCCAAAGAACCTGCTGATTTCAGGCACCCACTCGCTCCATGGTCCCCGCGGCTTGGCGGTGTACCGATACGCTAGGCAGACAGTCCGGAGGCCCTCAGCGCCAGCCGGATCCGCTGACGCTCGTCGTCGGAGACCGGCGTGAGCGGCGGCCGCACGTGCGCGGCCGGGATGCGGCCGAGCAGGACAAGCGCCTCCTTCATGCGGTTGTGCATGTCCACGAATGGCGGCGCGTAGAACACGCTCACGAGCGGGGCCAGGCGCTCGTTGGCGCGGTGGGCACGCGCGAGGTCGCCCGCCTTCACGGCGGTGAAGAGCTCGGCCTGGAGGTCTGCCGCGACGCTGCCCATGCCCGAGATGCACCCGTCGGCACCCAGGCAGAAGCTCGCCATCAACGACATCGTGAACGACGACAACATCGCGACGGGACGCCCGGAGGCCCGGAGCGCGCGCAGGTTCTTCTCGTAGGCGACAATGTCGTTGGACCAGTCTTTGACGCCCACGACACTCGGGATCTTGCAGAGCTCGCTGAGCGTCTCGGGCGAGTAGCCGATGCCCGAGGCCGGCGGATACTCGAAGACGATGAGCGGCAGGTCCACGCCGTCCGCCAGCATGGAGAAGTGGCGCAGCGCCATGTCGGGCTTCACCTGGGCGCCCCACATGAAGATGGTCGGCGGGAAGACGAGGAGCCCCGAGGCGCCCGCGGCCTTGGCGTCGCGCGCCAGCTCGATCGCCTCGTGGGTGCCGTCCGAGTAGACGCCCGCGATGATCGGCACCTTGCCGCCCACTTCCTCGAGCGCGAGGGCCAGCGCCCGCTTGCGCTCCTCGCGGGAGAGCGAAGACACCTCGGCCGCATGGCCGTTCGCCACGATGGCCGTCACGCCCTTGGTGTCCGCCAGCCGGCGCAGGTGCTTCTTGTATGCCGCCACGTCGATCTGGAGGTCGGCGGTGAAGGGGAGCAGGTTCGCGGGGATGCATCCCGAGAAGCGGTAGCTGTTGTTCATGGCCACGAAATTACCATGCCGCGGGAGCCGACGCTACCATCGGCCGATCTCGTCGGCGATCTGCTTGGCGGTGAGGACGCGGCCGTAGGCGCGGCGGATGATGTCGAGGGTGGCGCGCTGGATCTCGGGCCAAAGGGTGGCAGTGGCGTCCTCGACGACCGTCATGCGGAACTCGCGATTCATGCCCCCGATCATCGTCGCCAGAACGCAGATGTCTGTCATGGTGCCGGTCAGCACCAGATGGGTGACGCCGCGGACGCGGAGCGCAGCGTCCAGCGGCGTCCCGTTGAAGCCGTCGTAGTGGAACTTGGTCACGACCAGCTCGTCCGGGCGGGGCTGGAGCTCGGGCACGACGCGGAGATTGGCCTCGCCCTCGAAGCAGGAGGACGAAGCCATGCCGAACCCGCGAGGAGCGCCCGGGGCAGCCTTGCGATGCTCGGGATGCAGCTCGCCCACCAGGAGAGACGCCCGCTCGGAATAGGTGAACTCGGTAAAGAGGTCGGGCAGGCGTTTCTCGCGGAAGAGGTCGAGGAGGGTGCGGATCCGGGGAATGATGTCGCGGGCGGGCGGCACTTCCATCGCCTCGCCCGGGTCGAGAAAGCCGCGCTGCATGTCCACCACCAGCAGCGCCGTCTTGCCCGGGGCCAGGTTCAGCGCCGCTTCAA
Proteins encoded in this window:
- a CDS encoding dihydrodipicolinate synthase family protein; the encoded protein is MNNSYRFSGCIPANLLPFTADLQIDVAAYKKHLRRLADTKGVTAIVANGHAAEVSSLSREERKRALALALEEVGGKVPIIAGVYSDGTHEAIELARDAKAAGASGLLVFPPTIFMWGAQVKPDMALRHFSMLADGVDLPLIVFEYPPASGIGYSPETLSELCKIPSVVGVKDWSNDIVAYEKNLRALRASGRPVAMLSSFTMSLMASFCLGADGCISGMGSVAADLQAELFTAVKAGDLARAHRANERLAPLVSVFYAPPFVDMHNRMKEALVLLGRIPAAHVRPPLTPVSDDERQRIRLALRASGLSA
- a CDS encoding isochorismatase family cysteine hydrolase, whose product is MSDRTEAFEAALNLAPGKTALLVVDMQRGFLDPGEAMEVPPARDIIPRIRTLLDLFREKRLPDLFTEFTYSERASLLVGELHPEHRKAAPGAPRGFGMASSSCFEGEANLRVVPELQPRPDELVVTKFHYDGFNGTPLDAALRVRGVTHLVLTGTMTDICVLATMIGGMNREFRMTVVEDATATLWPEIQRATLDIIRRAYGRVLTAKQIADEIGRW
- a CDS encoding DUF4160 domain-containing protein, coding for MPEISRFFGIIIAMFYNDHAPPHFHARYGEQRVLGLVMKWASLHQEELREDWRLAERQAPLRSIAPLE
- a CDS encoding DUF2442 domain-containing protein; translated protein: MMKDVVGAKPLDGFRLHVRFEDGVEGEIDLTGLIRFEGVFAPLRDPARFSEVRVHPELGTVCWPNGADLDPDVLYARISGKPIRLACEETRPS